One genomic region from Rosa rugosa chromosome 1, drRosRugo1.1, whole genome shotgun sequence encodes:
- the LOC133709758 gene encoding uncharacterized protein LOC133709758 isoform X1: MSNLSDQLEEIKSLISSPTKSNKSLAYSTLSHLQQQSSDALIQTLALSSQSLLRRIVADIHDDDEEIAAQALKCLGFMIYHPAIVSEISVEDVKVVLESLVKLITTTKMKSVCNLGVWCISIQQLSEPLLAPHFHSLLRAVVHAIDNPIGSLSTTFEAIQAVIKLATLLSESMRELSHIWAPPIYRRLLSSDKRDRDMSERCLLKIRSTIIPPPIDLSKVLVRDLKTKLLTMMHDMLTNGMKVQTIQAWGWYIRLLGSHALKNRHLINDMLKIPEKTFSDHDSQVQIASQVAWEGLIDALIHPPMILPCATNAAKEDDGTQKKGTHKGNSGDIQNTGSLKSIRLIMTPLIGIMLSNCDVSVHMACLNTWCYLLHRLDTSLNDSSMINLVVDPIFEAAFQLDPDGKSFWARDLCINLLDDFISAKLKPQDYDPRNQVSQQLSAKTSMNAPIISGSCSWKQYPIKWLPWDLSLLDFHLRMIYSLIRQPSRQTVCHDNRVPADDAPLRLFRAVLKGVEQEFKRSSIDYDDIMLCLNAVLKFLRNMCEELSLDGSDRNGLHHISLQYMEAVSEVIEPTLMGSPIYKVALNIKYIENLQMIPDVGYEKSGVCSIGYMEMVSPMVYLSVLYFTVVVRSTLSTSKADYILQGMHQYFKFMLSSFGPLESLVITTELLYKHTGPGCLTMWIAIAECLKNYINDLNDLSLFKMDSESKGCYAMSHLMSYPLLVCSCAQKDIMSAMSGCPSETPSSPQMNAELEQVITLWKSLYGSICTSLSGCIIVGSFSEALVSVLDRCLDKYTSMLTCANELHLNIKDLDLHLISLYGDAFMCILKNSSSSESSSDGNTKHCYDYKITSGIKGCLTLAIRYMKLSQTKIGIDAPIGLPMFSSCRLCSALALFIRSLHLKQEIVSFFEMISCPLLEWLGYMEMQDEGTSDQFELLWTEMLNCLRRSQSPIVFDSAFLKLQACILEKTLDHSKLSISEPTITFWNSIYGEQINLDYPQTLLHVLDKLWRQGRINLHKRSLPLQRCQSKSEAITAPPRFTVNTAHNRGSKRVELVENTTDSKQKEMPHSSLKRKRSELTEHQKEVRRAQRGRGRDCGGHGIGIQTYTTLDFSQGNEDSQDSEDIRNPECILQMLRNR; this comes from the exons ATGTCGAATCTCTCAGACCAGCTCGAAGAAatcaaatccctaatttcttcaCCCACCAAATCAAACAAGTCACTCGCTTACTCGACTCTATCACACCTCCAACAACAGTCCTCCGATGCTCTGATTCAAACACTCGCGCTGAGCTCGCAGAGCCTTCTCCGTCGGATCGTCGCCGATATTCACGACGACGACGAAGAAAT TGCGGCGCAGGCATTGAAATGTTTGGGTTTTATGATATACCATCCGGCCATTGTTTCCGAAATTTCAG TGGAGGATGTGAAGGTGGTTTTGGAATCATTGGTTAAACTCATTACAACTACGAAAATGAAG TCGGTTTGTAATTTAGGAGTGTGGTGCATATCTATACAACAGCTGAGTGAACCACTTTTGGCTCCCCATTTCCATTCTCTTTTGCGCGCGGTAGTTCATGCCATTGACAATCCCATTGGTTCTCTGTCAACAACTTTTGAGGCTATTCAG GCTGTCATTAAGCTAGCTACTCTTTTAAGTGAGAGCATGAGAGAGTTGTCTCATATATGGGCACCTCCAATATATAGAAGACTGCTTAGCTCTGATAAGAGAGACAGGGATATGTCAGAAAGGTGTCTGTTGAAGATTAGATCCACAATCATACCCCCTCCAATAGATCTCTCCAAG GTACTTGTCAGAGATTTAAAGACAAAGTTGCTCACTATGATGCACGATATGCTAACCAATGGTATGAAGGTTCAAACTATTCAAGCATGGGGATGGTATATCCGCTTACTAGGGTCTCATGCCTTGAAGAACAGACATTTAATTAATGATATGCTGAAAATTCCCGAGAAAACATTTTCAGATCACGACTCACAAGTTCAGATTGCTTCCCAG GTTGCCTGGGAAGGTCTTATTGATGCTCTTATTCACCCTCCAATGATATTACCGTGTGCAACAAATGCTGCAAAAGAGGATGATGGTACGCAAAAAAAGGGAACACATAAAGGAAACAGTGGTGACATCCAAAACACTGGATCTTTGAAAAGCATAAGGCTGATCATGACACCACTGATAGGCATCATGTTGAGTAACTGTGATGTATCTGTCCACATGGCTTGCTTGAACACGTGGTGCTATCTATTACATAGACTTGATACCTCTCTGAATGATTCTTCAATGATCAACCTGGTAGTAGACCCTATCTTTGAAGCAGCTTTTCAACTTGATCCTGATGGTAAGAGCTTCTGGGCTAGGGATCTGTGCATTAATTTGCTTGATGATTTTATATCAGCAAAATTGAAACCTCAAGACTATGACCCACGTAACCAGGTAAGCCAGCAGTTATCAGCCAAAACCTCTATGAATGCTCCCATTATATCTGGCAGTTGCTCATGGAAGCAGTATCCTATTAAATGGTTGCCATGGGATTTAAGTCTGTTGGACTTTCATTTAAGGATGATCTACAGTCTCATCCGTCAACCATCAAGGCAAACTGTCTGCCATGATAACAGGGTTCCAGCTGATGATGCTCCCTTAAGGTTATTTAGAGCTGTTTTGAAAGGAGTTGAACAGGAGTTCAAGAGGTCGTCCATCGATTATGATGATATTATGTTGTGTTTGAATGCAGTATTGAAGTTCTTAAGAAATATGTGTGAAGAGCTAAGTCTGGATGGTAGTGACAGAAATGGCTTGCATCATATATCACTTCAGTATATGGAGGCTGTCAGTGAGGTGATAGAACCGACTCTAATGGGATCCCCTATTTACAAGGTGGCATTGAACATCAAGTATATTGAAAACCTGCAAATGATTCCTGACGTTGGATATGAAAAATCAGGTGTCTGCTCTATTGGTTATATGGAAATGGTTTCGCCAATGGTTTATTTAAGCGTACTTTATTTCACTGTGGTGGTTCGGTCAACTTTGAGTACGTCCAAAGCCGACTACATTCTGCAGGGAATGCACCAATATTTTAAATTTATGTTATCATCTTTTGGTCCCCTGGAAAGTCTCGTTATCACAACTGAATTATTGTACAAGCACACAGGGCCAGGCTGCTTAACGATGTGGATAGCAATAGCAGAATGTCTGAAAAACTACATAAATGATTTGAATGATCTTTCATTGTTCAAAATGGACTCTGAGAGTAAGGGTTGTTATGCCATGAGCCATCTAATGTCCTATCCACTGCTTGTATGCTCCTGCGCCCAGAAAGACATTATGTCAGCAATGAGTGGATGTCCCTCAGAAACCCCTTCTTCTCCACAGATGAATGCTGAGCTTGAACAAGTTATCACATTATGGAAGTCCCTCTATGGTTCTATCTGTACCTCACTGTCTGGGTGTATCATTGTTGGCAGTTTCTCTGAGGCTCTAGTTTCTGTATTGGACAGGTGCCTTGACAAGTATACTAGCATGCTTACATGTGCTAACGAGCTTCACTTAAACATCAAGGATTTGGATCTTCATCTTATTTCCTTATATGGTGATGCTTTTATGTGTATTCTGAAAAATTCCAGTTCTTCAGAATCAAGTTCAGATGGAAATACCAAGCATTGCTATGATTACAAGATCACTAGTGGCATTAAAGGCTGCTTGACTTTGGCCATTAG ATATATGAAGTTGTCGCAGACAAAGATAGGAATAGACGCACCAATTGGTCTTCCTATGTTCTCTAG TTGCAGGTTATGTTCTGCATTGGCACTCTTCATCAGGTCCCTTCACTTGAAGCAAGAAATTGTTTCCTTCTTTGAG ATGATATCATGTCCACTGCTTGAGTGGCTGGGATACATGGAAATGCAAGATGAGGGCACTAGTGATCAATTTGAACTCCTATGGACCGAAATGCTTAATTGTTTAAGACGAAGTCAGTCTCCAATAGTCTTTGATTCTGCATTTCTCAAACTCCAGGCCTGCATCCTTGAGAAAACTCTTGATCACTCAAAACTGTCCATTTCAGAGCCAACCATCACCTTTTGGAACTCCATATATGGCGAACAGATCAACTTGGATTACCCTCAGACCTTGCTCCATGTCCTGGACAAGCTCTGGAGACAGGGAAGAATAAACCTCCACAAGAGAAGCCTACCTCTTCAAAGATGTCAATCTAAATCGGAAGCCATCACTGCTCCACCGAGATTCACGGTCAATACAGCACACAATAGAGGCTCTAAAAGAGTAGAACTAGTAGAGAATACCACAGACAGTAAGCAGAAGGAAATGCCACATTCGAGTTTGAAAAGGAAGAGGTCGGAACTCACTGAGCATCAGAAGGAAGTGAGACGAGCACAACGAGGAAGGGGAAGGGATTGTGGTGGACATGGCATTGGTATCCAGACTTACACGACACTCGACTTTTCACAAGGGAATGAGGATTCGCAAGACAGCGAAGATATCCGGAATCCAGAATGCATTTTGCAGATGTTGAGGAACAGATAG
- the LOC133709758 gene encoding uncharacterized protein LOC133709758 isoform X4 yields MSNLSDQLEEIKSLISSPTKSNKSLAYSTLSHLQQQSSDALIQTLALSSQSLLRRIVADIHDDDEEIAAQALKCLGFMIYHPAIVSEISVEDVKVVLESLVKLITTTKMKSVCNLGVWCISIQQLSEPLLAPHFHSLLRAVVHAIDNPIGSLSTTFEAIQAVIKLATLLSESMRELSHIWAPPIYRRLLSSDKRDRDMSERCLLKIRSTIIPPPIDLSKVLVRDLKTKLLTMMHDMLTNGMKVQTIQAWGWYIRLLGSHALKNRHLINDMLKIPEKTFSDHDSQVQIASQVAWEGLIDALIHPPMILPCATNAAKEDDGTQKKGTHKGNSGDIQNTGSLKSIRLIMTPLIGIMLSNCDVSVHMACLNTWCYLLHRLDTSLNDSSMINLVVDPIFEAAFQLDPDGKSFWARDLCINLLDDFISAKLKPQDYDPRNQVSQQLSAKTSMNAPIISGSCSWKQYPIKWLPWDLSLLDFHLRMIYSLIRQPSRQTVCHDNRVPADDAPLRLFRAVLKGVEQEFKRSSIDYDDIMLCLNAVLKFLRNMCEELSLDGSDRNGLHHISLQYMEAVSEVIEPTLMGSPIYKVALNIKYIENLQMIPDVGYEKSGVCSIGYMEMVSPMVYLSVLYFTVVVRSTLSTSKADYILQGMHQYFKFMLSSFGPLESLVITTELLYKHTGPGCLTMWIAIAECLKNYINDLNDLSLFKMDSESKGCYAMSHLMSYPLLVCSCAQKDIMSAMSGCPSETPSSPQMNAELEQVITLWKSLYGSICTSLSGCIIVGSFSEALVSVLDRCLDKYTSMLTCANELHLNIKDLDLHLISLYGDAFMCILKNSSSSESSSDGNTKHCYDYKITSGIKGCLTLAIRYMKLSQTKIGIDAPIGLPMFSSCRLCSALALFIRSLHLKQEIVSFFE; encoded by the exons ATGTCGAATCTCTCAGACCAGCTCGAAGAAatcaaatccctaatttcttcaCCCACCAAATCAAACAAGTCACTCGCTTACTCGACTCTATCACACCTCCAACAACAGTCCTCCGATGCTCTGATTCAAACACTCGCGCTGAGCTCGCAGAGCCTTCTCCGTCGGATCGTCGCCGATATTCACGACGACGACGAAGAAAT TGCGGCGCAGGCATTGAAATGTTTGGGTTTTATGATATACCATCCGGCCATTGTTTCCGAAATTTCAG TGGAGGATGTGAAGGTGGTTTTGGAATCATTGGTTAAACTCATTACAACTACGAAAATGAAG TCGGTTTGTAATTTAGGAGTGTGGTGCATATCTATACAACAGCTGAGTGAACCACTTTTGGCTCCCCATTTCCATTCTCTTTTGCGCGCGGTAGTTCATGCCATTGACAATCCCATTGGTTCTCTGTCAACAACTTTTGAGGCTATTCAG GCTGTCATTAAGCTAGCTACTCTTTTAAGTGAGAGCATGAGAGAGTTGTCTCATATATGGGCACCTCCAATATATAGAAGACTGCTTAGCTCTGATAAGAGAGACAGGGATATGTCAGAAAGGTGTCTGTTGAAGATTAGATCCACAATCATACCCCCTCCAATAGATCTCTCCAAG GTACTTGTCAGAGATTTAAAGACAAAGTTGCTCACTATGATGCACGATATGCTAACCAATGGTATGAAGGTTCAAACTATTCAAGCATGGGGATGGTATATCCGCTTACTAGGGTCTCATGCCTTGAAGAACAGACATTTAATTAATGATATGCTGAAAATTCCCGAGAAAACATTTTCAGATCACGACTCACAAGTTCAGATTGCTTCCCAG GTTGCCTGGGAAGGTCTTATTGATGCTCTTATTCACCCTCCAATGATATTACCGTGTGCAACAAATGCTGCAAAAGAGGATGATGGTACGCAAAAAAAGGGAACACATAAAGGAAACAGTGGTGACATCCAAAACACTGGATCTTTGAAAAGCATAAGGCTGATCATGACACCACTGATAGGCATCATGTTGAGTAACTGTGATGTATCTGTCCACATGGCTTGCTTGAACACGTGGTGCTATCTATTACATAGACTTGATACCTCTCTGAATGATTCTTCAATGATCAACCTGGTAGTAGACCCTATCTTTGAAGCAGCTTTTCAACTTGATCCTGATGGTAAGAGCTTCTGGGCTAGGGATCTGTGCATTAATTTGCTTGATGATTTTATATCAGCAAAATTGAAACCTCAAGACTATGACCCACGTAACCAGGTAAGCCAGCAGTTATCAGCCAAAACCTCTATGAATGCTCCCATTATATCTGGCAGTTGCTCATGGAAGCAGTATCCTATTAAATGGTTGCCATGGGATTTAAGTCTGTTGGACTTTCATTTAAGGATGATCTACAGTCTCATCCGTCAACCATCAAGGCAAACTGTCTGCCATGATAACAGGGTTCCAGCTGATGATGCTCCCTTAAGGTTATTTAGAGCTGTTTTGAAAGGAGTTGAACAGGAGTTCAAGAGGTCGTCCATCGATTATGATGATATTATGTTGTGTTTGAATGCAGTATTGAAGTTCTTAAGAAATATGTGTGAAGAGCTAAGTCTGGATGGTAGTGACAGAAATGGCTTGCATCATATATCACTTCAGTATATGGAGGCTGTCAGTGAGGTGATAGAACCGACTCTAATGGGATCCCCTATTTACAAGGTGGCATTGAACATCAAGTATATTGAAAACCTGCAAATGATTCCTGACGTTGGATATGAAAAATCAGGTGTCTGCTCTATTGGTTATATGGAAATGGTTTCGCCAATGGTTTATTTAAGCGTACTTTATTTCACTGTGGTGGTTCGGTCAACTTTGAGTACGTCCAAAGCCGACTACATTCTGCAGGGAATGCACCAATATTTTAAATTTATGTTATCATCTTTTGGTCCCCTGGAAAGTCTCGTTATCACAACTGAATTATTGTACAAGCACACAGGGCCAGGCTGCTTAACGATGTGGATAGCAATAGCAGAATGTCTGAAAAACTACATAAATGATTTGAATGATCTTTCATTGTTCAAAATGGACTCTGAGAGTAAGGGTTGTTATGCCATGAGCCATCTAATGTCCTATCCACTGCTTGTATGCTCCTGCGCCCAGAAAGACATTATGTCAGCAATGAGTGGATGTCCCTCAGAAACCCCTTCTTCTCCACAGATGAATGCTGAGCTTGAACAAGTTATCACATTATGGAAGTCCCTCTATGGTTCTATCTGTACCTCACTGTCTGGGTGTATCATTGTTGGCAGTTTCTCTGAGGCTCTAGTTTCTGTATTGGACAGGTGCCTTGACAAGTATACTAGCATGCTTACATGTGCTAACGAGCTTCACTTAAACATCAAGGATTTGGATCTTCATCTTATTTCCTTATATGGTGATGCTTTTATGTGTATTCTGAAAAATTCCAGTTCTTCAGAATCAAGTTCAGATGGAAATACCAAGCATTGCTATGATTACAAGATCACTAGTGGCATTAAAGGCTGCTTGACTTTGGCCATTAG ATATATGAAGTTGTCGCAGACAAAGATAGGAATAGACGCACCAATTGGTCTTCCTATGTTCTCTAG TTGCAGGTTATGTTCTGCATTGGCACTCTTCATCAGGTCCCTTCACTTGAAGCAAGAAATTGTTTCCTTCTTTGAG TGA
- the LOC133709758 gene encoding uncharacterized protein LOC133709758 isoform X2 — translation MSNLSDQLEEIKSLISSPTKSNKSLAYSTLSHLQQQSSDALIQTLALSSQSLLRRIVADIHDDDEEIAAQALKCLGFMIYHPAIVSEISVEDVKVVLESLVKLITTTKMKSVCNLGVWCISIQQLSEPLLAPHFHSLLRAVVHAIDNPIGSLSTTFEAIQAVIKLATLLSESMRELSHIWAPPIYRRLLSSDKRDRDMSERCLLKIRSTIIPPPIDLSKVLVRDLKTKLLTMMHDMLTNGMKVQTIQAWGWYIRLLGSHALKNRHLINDMLKIPEKTFSDHDSQVQIASQVAWEGLIDALIHPPMILPCATNAAKEDDGTQKKGTHKGNSGDIQNTGSLKSIRLIMTPLIGIMLSNCDVSVHMACLNTWCYLLHRLDTSLNDSSMINLVVDPIFEAAFQLDPDGKSFWARDLCINLLDDFISAKLKPQDYDPRNQVSQQLSAKTSMNAPIISGSCSWKQYPIKWLPWDLSLLDFHLRMIYSLIRQPSRQTVCHDNRVPADDAPLRLFRAVLKGVEQEFKRSSIDYDDIMLCLNAVLKFLRNMCEELSLDGSDRNGLHHISLQYMEAVSEVIEPTLMGSPIYKVALNIKYIENLQMIPDVGYEKSGVCSIGYMEMVSPMVYLSVLYFTVVVRSTLSTSKADYILQGMHQYFKFMLSSFGPLESLVITTELLYKHTGPGCLTMWIAIAECLKNYINDLNDLSLFKMDSESKGCYAMSHLMSYPLLVCSCAQKDIMSAMSGCPSETPSSPQMNAELEQVITLWKSLYGSICTSLSGCIIVGSFSEALVSVLDRCLDKYTSMLTCANELHLNIKDLDLHLISLYGDAFMCILKNSSSSESSSDGNTKHCYDYKITSGIKGCLTLAIRYMKLSQTKIGIDAPIGLPMFSRLCSALALFIRSLHLKQEIVSFFEMISCPLLEWLGYMEMQDEGTSDQFELLWTEMLNCLRRSQSPIVFDSAFLKLQACILEKTLDHSKLSISEPTITFWNSIYGEQINLDYPQTLLHVLDKLWRQGRINLHKRSLPLQRCQSKSEAITAPPRFTVNTAHNRGSKRVELVENTTDSKQKEMPHSSLKRKRSELTEHQKEVRRAQRGRGRDCGGHGIGIQTYTTLDFSQGNEDSQDSEDIRNPECILQMLRNR, via the exons ATGTCGAATCTCTCAGACCAGCTCGAAGAAatcaaatccctaatttcttcaCCCACCAAATCAAACAAGTCACTCGCTTACTCGACTCTATCACACCTCCAACAACAGTCCTCCGATGCTCTGATTCAAACACTCGCGCTGAGCTCGCAGAGCCTTCTCCGTCGGATCGTCGCCGATATTCACGACGACGACGAAGAAAT TGCGGCGCAGGCATTGAAATGTTTGGGTTTTATGATATACCATCCGGCCATTGTTTCCGAAATTTCAG TGGAGGATGTGAAGGTGGTTTTGGAATCATTGGTTAAACTCATTACAACTACGAAAATGAAG TCGGTTTGTAATTTAGGAGTGTGGTGCATATCTATACAACAGCTGAGTGAACCACTTTTGGCTCCCCATTTCCATTCTCTTTTGCGCGCGGTAGTTCATGCCATTGACAATCCCATTGGTTCTCTGTCAACAACTTTTGAGGCTATTCAG GCTGTCATTAAGCTAGCTACTCTTTTAAGTGAGAGCATGAGAGAGTTGTCTCATATATGGGCACCTCCAATATATAGAAGACTGCTTAGCTCTGATAAGAGAGACAGGGATATGTCAGAAAGGTGTCTGTTGAAGATTAGATCCACAATCATACCCCCTCCAATAGATCTCTCCAAG GTACTTGTCAGAGATTTAAAGACAAAGTTGCTCACTATGATGCACGATATGCTAACCAATGGTATGAAGGTTCAAACTATTCAAGCATGGGGATGGTATATCCGCTTACTAGGGTCTCATGCCTTGAAGAACAGACATTTAATTAATGATATGCTGAAAATTCCCGAGAAAACATTTTCAGATCACGACTCACAAGTTCAGATTGCTTCCCAG GTTGCCTGGGAAGGTCTTATTGATGCTCTTATTCACCCTCCAATGATATTACCGTGTGCAACAAATGCTGCAAAAGAGGATGATGGTACGCAAAAAAAGGGAACACATAAAGGAAACAGTGGTGACATCCAAAACACTGGATCTTTGAAAAGCATAAGGCTGATCATGACACCACTGATAGGCATCATGTTGAGTAACTGTGATGTATCTGTCCACATGGCTTGCTTGAACACGTGGTGCTATCTATTACATAGACTTGATACCTCTCTGAATGATTCTTCAATGATCAACCTGGTAGTAGACCCTATCTTTGAAGCAGCTTTTCAACTTGATCCTGATGGTAAGAGCTTCTGGGCTAGGGATCTGTGCATTAATTTGCTTGATGATTTTATATCAGCAAAATTGAAACCTCAAGACTATGACCCACGTAACCAGGTAAGCCAGCAGTTATCAGCCAAAACCTCTATGAATGCTCCCATTATATCTGGCAGTTGCTCATGGAAGCAGTATCCTATTAAATGGTTGCCATGGGATTTAAGTCTGTTGGACTTTCATTTAAGGATGATCTACAGTCTCATCCGTCAACCATCAAGGCAAACTGTCTGCCATGATAACAGGGTTCCAGCTGATGATGCTCCCTTAAGGTTATTTAGAGCTGTTTTGAAAGGAGTTGAACAGGAGTTCAAGAGGTCGTCCATCGATTATGATGATATTATGTTGTGTTTGAATGCAGTATTGAAGTTCTTAAGAAATATGTGTGAAGAGCTAAGTCTGGATGGTAGTGACAGAAATGGCTTGCATCATATATCACTTCAGTATATGGAGGCTGTCAGTGAGGTGATAGAACCGACTCTAATGGGATCCCCTATTTACAAGGTGGCATTGAACATCAAGTATATTGAAAACCTGCAAATGATTCCTGACGTTGGATATGAAAAATCAGGTGTCTGCTCTATTGGTTATATGGAAATGGTTTCGCCAATGGTTTATTTAAGCGTACTTTATTTCACTGTGGTGGTTCGGTCAACTTTGAGTACGTCCAAAGCCGACTACATTCTGCAGGGAATGCACCAATATTTTAAATTTATGTTATCATCTTTTGGTCCCCTGGAAAGTCTCGTTATCACAACTGAATTATTGTACAAGCACACAGGGCCAGGCTGCTTAACGATGTGGATAGCAATAGCAGAATGTCTGAAAAACTACATAAATGATTTGAATGATCTTTCATTGTTCAAAATGGACTCTGAGAGTAAGGGTTGTTATGCCATGAGCCATCTAATGTCCTATCCACTGCTTGTATGCTCCTGCGCCCAGAAAGACATTATGTCAGCAATGAGTGGATGTCCCTCAGAAACCCCTTCTTCTCCACAGATGAATGCTGAGCTTGAACAAGTTATCACATTATGGAAGTCCCTCTATGGTTCTATCTGTACCTCACTGTCTGGGTGTATCATTGTTGGCAGTTTCTCTGAGGCTCTAGTTTCTGTATTGGACAGGTGCCTTGACAAGTATACTAGCATGCTTACATGTGCTAACGAGCTTCACTTAAACATCAAGGATTTGGATCTTCATCTTATTTCCTTATATGGTGATGCTTTTATGTGTATTCTGAAAAATTCCAGTTCTTCAGAATCAAGTTCAGATGGAAATACCAAGCATTGCTATGATTACAAGATCACTAGTGGCATTAAAGGCTGCTTGACTTTGGCCATTAG ATATATGAAGTTGTCGCAGACAAAGATAGGAATAGACGCACCAATTGGTCTTCCTATGTTCTCTAG GTTATGTTCTGCATTGGCACTCTTCATCAGGTCCCTTCACTTGAAGCAAGAAATTGTTTCCTTCTTTGAG ATGATATCATGTCCACTGCTTGAGTGGCTGGGATACATGGAAATGCAAGATGAGGGCACTAGTGATCAATTTGAACTCCTATGGACCGAAATGCTTAATTGTTTAAGACGAAGTCAGTCTCCAATAGTCTTTGATTCTGCATTTCTCAAACTCCAGGCCTGCATCCTTGAGAAAACTCTTGATCACTCAAAACTGTCCATTTCAGAGCCAACCATCACCTTTTGGAACTCCATATATGGCGAACAGATCAACTTGGATTACCCTCAGACCTTGCTCCATGTCCTGGACAAGCTCTGGAGACAGGGAAGAATAAACCTCCACAAGAGAAGCCTACCTCTTCAAAGATGTCAATCTAAATCGGAAGCCATCACTGCTCCACCGAGATTCACGGTCAATACAGCACACAATAGAGGCTCTAAAAGAGTAGAACTAGTAGAGAATACCACAGACAGTAAGCAGAAGGAAATGCCACATTCGAGTTTGAAAAGGAAGAGGTCGGAACTCACTGAGCATCAGAAGGAAGTGAGACGAGCACAACGAGGAAGGGGAAGGGATTGTGGTGGACATGGCATTGGTATCCAGACTTACACGACACTCGACTTTTCACAAGGGAATGAGGATTCGCAAGACAGCGAAGATATCCGGAATCCAGAATGCATTTTGCAGATGTTGAGGAACAGATAG